CTCCCGGGGCGTCGTTCCCGCATTAAGCAGTCGCGGATTGTGTCCGAGAACATCAGCCTCTTCATAGCCTGTCAGGGTGGTGAAGGACTGATTGATCGCGAGAATATTGTTGTCAGCATCCGTAATGCAGATGCCTTCAACGCTACGCTGGAACACACTGGACATCAGGCTCAGTGATTCAGTGCGTTCCCGGACACGCCGTTCAAGACTGGTGTTGCTCGCTATCAATTGATCGGTCATGGCATTGAATGCGGTGGCCAGTTCAACGACTTCGCTGTAGCCCGTCGGCACCGCTCGCACAGAATGATCGCCTGTAGCGATATCATGCGTCACCAGCGTGAGTTGTCTGATGGGGCGGGTCAGCCGTCTGGCTAAAAAGAGCGCGACCGTTACCGTCAGCGAAATAAAGAAGAGCAGGAAGGCATAAAAGCGATATCTCAGCATGGTCAGTGTGCCAAAAGCTTCGGCCTGGTCGATATGCGCCATGATACAGCCTCCGCCGATTTCCGGAACGAAACGAAAGCCATGGATGATAAGCACATTTCGGTAATCAAGATCGATCGTTTCAGCGTTCTCCGGCGTCAGACAACGGCGCATCGGCGTAGCGGTTATAGGCTGGCTGTGTCCTTGCGCGGAGGGGTAGCGGGAAGCCGTAATGAAGAAGCCTTGTTCATCGGCAAGAAAATTTTCGCCGGAATTTCCAAGATCAGGGTGCTCGATAAAAACGGATTGAATCACCTTGACAGAATAGGTGACAGCCAATCTCAGTTTTTCTGAGGATTCCTCAGTCTCGATGAAGTAGCGGCGTCCGAGTCCGGGTTCATATTTAGTGAATTGAGCCAACTGGCCTGCCCTGAACGTTGGAATTTTCCCAACAACGGCTGATTCTCCCACCGTCATGGGGGTACCTGAACCGTTTAAAGTGACACCTAGTGCGCCTTCACTCTGGATAAAAGAGGTCAGCTCATTGTGGACACAAACAGAATCATGAATCAAGGCTCCGCAAGTTCGTTGCAAATCATCCAGCATCCCCTCCGCGCGTTCTATGGCACGCTGGAAAACCATCGACATCTGTTCGTGTCGTGCATCCGCCACCCGTCCGACAGCTTTGATACGCTCCGATTTTATAACATCGATAGCAAAGCCGAAGGCCCCCCAGCCAATTAAGGACGCAGGCAAAAGCATGAGCAACAGGAACATCAGGCAAAGCTGTGATTGAAGGGATTTGAAGCTGATTTTCCGCATTAAAAAACCTATAGGACGTTAAACAAACAAGTACTTATGTAGTACTATATCCAAAGGATGAAAGTCAAAGACCTGATAATCAAGCCAATTTAGCTATAGTCATCGTTTCGTCAGTGAGTGGCGCAAGCCGGGCAGTACGACACCGGGAACGGTCGCTCCGGGTTACGTCCAGGGGAAGGTGGCAAACCGTGGAATTTCATCGGGACCTAACTCGATGCAAAGTACCCGATCATAAATCTTTAAACATTTTTCTGGTTCCCTACCTCTGGTGGGGAACCCTCCTTAGCCCACCTCCGGTGGCTTGCCAACGAACCGTGAAAGGGCACCGGATGTTAAAAAAACTTTTGATCGGGTACTTACCGTTTTCTAAACGGTATTTAACCTCGATGATTCCCGTTTTTTTATCGGCAAACCATCTGACACTGGCGAAACGATGACTATGACCTGTTTCTCAGGAAGGTTCGGCAGAAAGGGCTTCGGATAGCCGTTGTTCATAGGCTTGAATGAGGGTGTCACGGTATTTTTCAAGTTGTTGATTGATGTGTGCCATGTCGCCAGGTTCCAACACAGACAAACGGGACATCACATAGCGCAGTGTCGCCTGGGGTTGTTTGATGATGTACAGCAGAAATGTCATGGGTTCTTCATGTTCTTTTTTCCGGTAAATCAGCAGGAACAAATAAACCATGTAAAAGTGTTTAATCCCCTTTTGCATTTGCTGAAGCACATATTGTTCAATAGCGTTCAGATATTTTTCAGTATTGAATTTTTGCGGTTGGGGCGAGGTTTCATAGAGGTTTTGATAATAGAGATAGATCAGGATGGAGGACACAAAATATCCCCAGGATTTGTTGAAGAGTTCGAGAGGGAAGTCATTGGTTTTATTTTTCCTGAGGCGTGATTCCTGATGGTCGAACAGAATACCAAGTGTGCTCTGCCATTGCTTCAATTCTCTGGCCCGGTATTTCAGGTTCTGAAACAGCGGATTCAACCGTTGAAAGGAATCGCTTTGTTTAAAATCTTCCCCTTTGCGGATCATGGCAATGCCACGTTTGATATGAAACAGCGCTTCAAAAATTTTCTGATAAATCGATGATTCGTAGGACTGATGGTATTTTTTGACGGTTTTGCCCCAGTGTTCCACAGGGAGTGATTTGGGCAGCAATTTCATCAGGCGTAGCGGAAACTTCTGTTTCATGCGCCGGGCATCCTCCGTCAGAAACGCTTCGGGCAAGAGGAACGTTTTGCCTTTTCCTTCCTGTTTCATGCTGGTCAGCATGGTGATCAACTGCGTTTCCAGTTGTTCAAGATCATCTTTCCTTGCGGGATCATCCAGTGCCACAAAAACTTCTTCCAGAAATCCTGCCAGTGCCAGGAGCTGTTCCAGTTTGTTAAATACAGACTGCACAAACTGAAACGGTTCCTCATGTTTGAAAAAATCATAGGCTTTGATTTCATGCGGCAATATCAACTGAATCTGGGCATTCAACTTTTCAATTTCCTGAATCACCGGAGATAAAAACGAGGGATTCTCCCACTGAAACGCGGTCAGATGTTCACGATAAATGGTTTCAATGAGCGACATGGTTTCAGGCAACAGGGCATGGGTCTCCCATTGCTGTTTCCATTCTTCCAGCAACTGACGCCTGGCAATCGGATATTGCTTTGGCCAGGGCATCTGGTATTTGCGGGCGTAATCCTGACACTGAGCCTTGAAAATTTTAGAATCACAATCGATCGCTCTGATCAGATCCAGTTGCTCAGGAACACTGGCCAGTTGAGACTCTTCAGGGAGTGGGGTGCGGTAAAATTCATGAGACAGCACACTTTCCCAGAGATAGATATCTCCAATGAATTTGGAAAACAGGGTGCGGGTGATGTTGATGATCTGTTCCGTGCTCTGAATTTGAGGGGGTAAAATGACCATGACGGTATAAACACGGGACACCGCATTGAACTCCAGCAACGATGCCGGCAACGGCACTCTGGCAGGCAACGTCCGGCCTGTTTCCTCTTCATAAGCCCGGTTATCGAGAAAACGGATCTGGTGGTTCATGTCCTTCAAACCCAGTCCGTGCTGGTCACAAAATTCCAGAATGGAGGGGATCAATTGCTGAAGAATTGTTTGCACCCTGGGGGGTACGCCCTCCGCAAAATGGATGTGCTTCAGCGCAAACTTCCTGTCAAATGAAGAGGCCGGTTTGTGGAGATCATGCTGCCTGATCTGCTCTTCCAGAAGAATCCGGTTGAACTCTCCAAACCGTTCTTCCCAGAACTTCTCTTGATCCGTGATATTCTTCATAGGGCATACAGGCTAAGTCAGCATATTCAATATTTGAGAACCATGGCGATTTCACTGTCAATATTGCGTAAATTCCGGGGACCTTCAGTGGTGTTTTTAAGGTGGATCAGTTCAAAAAAATTGAGATTATCCAGGTTGATGTGCGGATGTCGACGTTTCATATACGACCAGAGCGTTAAATAGTTTTCTTCTTCGGCAAATTGATTTTCTTTACGTCTCAATGATGTCAGCGACTCATAATTATTTTCCATGGTGTGATCCTTTAAAACGATAATCCAGCGGTGTGAGTGCAAGGGGTTGGAGGAACTCTAGCAAAAAATCTGCCGTTTTTTGGATGTCTGTTTTATTAACTTGTGCAATCTTCTCGCATGGAAAATAAAAATTTGTTTGAGATCAACCGGTTTAATAAACCACTGAGACTCAATGACTCAGCGAATAAATTTTTTATGGCTTAAAATCCTTCAGAGTAAAATATGGCAGATGAATTAACACGATATTGCGGCTTTATTGGCGTGATCGGCTGTCCCAATGTCGGGAAATCCACCTTGCTCAATCAGGTGGTCGGGCAAAAAATTTCCATCACCGCGGATAAACCCCAAACGACTCGTAACCGGATTTACGGAATCAGAACCCAAGCTGTTCATCAAATGGTGTTTATCGACACGCCGGGCATCCATACCTCCACGAAAGTGTTGAATCAGCGGATCAACAACTATGCGTTGCAAACCCTGAAAGATGTTGATTTACTGCTGTTGCTGATTGAACCCTCTTTCAATCCGTCCCGTCCTCCACAGGAAACAGAAATCCTTCAACGACTGGGCAAAGAAATCCAGAATACGTTTCTTGTGATCAACAAAATTGATCAAATATCCAAAGAAGCACTGTACAAAGTCATCGATGGGTGGCAAAAAATGGCGGAATTTGCCGAGATCATCCCCGTTTCAGCACTCAAGGGGGACAATATGGACCGTCTGCTCCAGTTGATCCAGAAGAGACTGCCTGAGAATCCATTTTATTTTGAGGAAGATCAGGTTACCAATGTTTCAGAACGTTTTCTGGCTGGAGAATTTGTTCGTGAGGAAATATTTCGTCAGATGCAGCAGGAATTGCCCTATGCCACTGCCGTCGTTGTGGAATCATGGATGGAAGAACCTAAAATCATTAAAATTTTCTGTGTCATTTATGTGGAGCGGGATTCCCAGAAGAAAATACTGATCGGACACAAGGGGGAACAACTGAAAGCAATCGGCACCAACGCACGGAAAAAAATTGAAGGTTTGCTGGGGCAGAAGGTATTTCTGGATATGCATGTGAAAATCAGAAAAAAATGGAGCCAGGATGTTCAGTTTCTCGATTCCATCGGGCTCCAGGATATCTAAAAGAGGGGGAGGGGACAGGATGTTGAATGTTAAAACCCTATTGACAGGGTGCTTGTATCTGGGACTTGGCGGAACTGCCGCAACCTTTGAATCCAGCCTGGGTCTGGCCGGTGTGGGACTGCTTGGGGTGTTGCACGGCATGGTCAGTATTATCGCGCAAAACACACAGATCCTGAGTGACGTGGAACCACACACAGTTCCAACTGTAGCCGGGAAAAAAAGTAAACCGAAAAAAAAATCCGAAAAAGAGGAAAACGTTGTCGCAGGAGTGAACAGCGATATTTTTGCGCAGTTCAAAAATAATCTCAGCAAACAGGGGACCACTGTCCCTGAAGCACCCGCGATGACTAAAGCACCTGAGCCCAAACAGGCCCTCCCGCAAAAAACTTCTGTACCACTGCCACCTGTTCGTCAGTCTGCGCCGGTTCCTGTTCCGGAAATGAAAAAATTTGAATCCTTACTGACCACTGTGGAAAAGCAAACCAGAGTTGTGGAAAAGCAACCCCGAAGGGTGGAAAATGCTTCACAGGATAAAGTCAGCCTGACCCCGCAACCCGGAACCTCTGCCAAAGCAAAACCCTCACAGGAACAGTCCAAACCCGCTATCAAGCCACAAACTCCGGAAAATTTGCTGAAAAAACTCGCTGAGTTGCCGCACGAAGAGGATGACGACATGTTTGCTGATGTTCAGATTCCCCTGGGTGGGGAGTTGAAAAAAAAGGATCGCATCACAGAAAATGAGGACATGTTTGATGATGGACTGGGGAGTGCCCTGCAAGCGCCCTTATCTCAGGATGAAAAAAAACGGGATGCCGAAGCCTTGCTGAAAATGGCAGAAACTTTCTGTCAAAGTGGAAACTGGGGCGAAGCTGTGGCCAGTCTGGAAACGAGCTTTCACGCGTTCAATGAACTCAAGCTCACGCCGCCTTGGGAATCCATGCTGCTTTATACCAAAGCCTGCCTGAAACAAGGCGATATCACCAAAGCCAGCACGGCAATCCAGCAATTAAGAACGAATGGACTGAGCGACAAACATGCGGAATATACTTCTATTCTGGAATCCTTGAGTGCCGGCTTGGAAGAGCAGGGACAATATGAAACCGCCCTGCCACTGCTGAATGACTTGTTGAACAATTACCGTCAACAACTCAACCGGCTTGAAATGGACAATGTTTATGAGCGAATCGAACGTGCCCAGGAAGTCGCTGGTGATGATGAAAAGTTGATCAGAACCTATAAAAATCACCTGGAAATCAAGCGGATTCTCAAGGACCGATACGGAGAAAGCAAATTGCTCGATCTCATTGGCAACCGCTATTATAAAATGGGTGAAAAGGAATTGTCCCGTCAGTATTATGAAGACAACATGCGGTTGAAAAACATGCTGGAAAAAATGGAAGTTTCCTGAGCGCTGATCGAACATGCTTAAAACGCACAACCCTCTGGAGACTGACCACTCAGATTGTAGCCGAAATTGATCGCGTCAAACTGAATTTCGGATAGCAGTCTACAGCTTCTGGCCTTGCGGTCACGAATTACATAAAATTCGTTGATTCTGGGGGATGTTTGTGATTCCAGCGACGCGTAGATATCAATTGCTGTCAGAATATGATCTTCGGCCAGTTTCAGATAACGGGGCTGACGATCGCGTTTCCAACTGTCAAAATAGCTCAGCGTCCAGCCGATTTGTTTGTCACCCTGCTGTAGTCGTGACAAAAATGAGGGCACAGAAAATGATGTTGAACAGCCGGTCAAAATGATGATACACCCTGAAACGGATAACCACCGAATCATTTTATTGAACATAAAAAACCTCTGGAATGAATTTTCAAAACAGTCTGGTTTTCTTATCGGACATTTTATAAAAAACTTGATTTCACAGTGCCCATCTCGAAAATTCATCACGATTCTTTTGCTCTCCATCGTTCTGCTGTCCTCGTGTTCTTCGGGTAGCGGGCCATTCTACCGCTGGTGCGTCAAACGCGATTTTTCCCCCAGACTCTGTCAGAAATACTTCTAGCACCGTCCATTAGCACTCACTTGAGTCAAGTGCTATTTTGTTCTTGATTTTGAAAAGAGATGCTGTATATCCATAGCCATTGGCACTCATGAGCATTGAATGCTATTAAGAAACCGTTGGATTGTAAACATTAATCATTAAGGAGAGGTCGCATGATTCGCCCATTGCAAGATCGAATTTTAGTCAAGCGGATTGAAGCCGAAGAAAAAACAGCCGGAGGCTTGTTTATTCCGGATTCAGCTAAAGAAAAACCACAGGAAGGTGAAGTGAAAGCCGTTGGAAAAGGCAAGCGCCTGGAAAATGGCGAGTTGCTTTCTCCAGATGTCAAAGTCGGAGACAAGATTCTGTTCAGTAAATACGGTGGCACAGAAGTGAAAATCGATGGACAGGAACTCCTGATCATGCGGGAAGATGATATTCTGGGTGTGGTTGAATAATCCAGTCACTGTTCCAAACTTTTAATTGATAACTTTTAAAAAGGAAAATCTATGTCAAAGCAAATTGATTTCGGTACTGTGAGTCGTGACCGACTGCTGGCTGGTGTGAACAAACTGGCAGACGCTGTGAAGGTTACTCTGGGACCCAAAGGGCGAAATGTCCTGATTGAAAAATCTTTTGGAGCGCCTTTGGTCACCAAAGATGGTGTGAGCGTTGCCAAAGAAATTGAACTGGAAGACAAACTGGAAAACATGGGTGCCCAAATGGTTCGTGAAGTGGCGTCCCTGACTTCTGACAATGCCGGCGATGGAACCACCACCGCCACGGTACTGGCCCAGGCCATTGTGATCGAAGGCAACAAAAATATCGCGGCAGGCGCGAATCCAATGGACCTCAAGCGTGGTATTGAAAAAGCGGTTTCCGCTGTCAAGGAACGATTGAAAGAAATTTCTAAATCCATTTCAGGTTCCAGGGAAATCGCTCAGGTTGGTACTATTTCCGCTAACAGCGATGAAGCCATCGGGCGTATCATTGCTGAAGCCATGGAAAAAGTTGGTAAAGATGGTGTTGTAACCATTGAAGAAGCCAAAAGTGCTGAAACAACGCTGGATGTTGTTGAAGGAATGCAGTTTGACCGTGGTTATCTGTCTCCTTATTTTGTAACAGACAGTGAGCGGATGGAATGTGTTTTGGAAGATCCATTCATCATTCTTGTTGAAAAGAAAATCAGCAACATGAAAGACCTGTTGCCTATTCTTGAGCAAATTGCCAAAACAGGAAAAGCCTTTTTGCTGATTGCTGAAGACATTGAAGGTGAAGCACTGGCGACTCTGGTGGTGAATAAAATCCGTGGAACCTTGAAATGTGCCGCTGTCAAAGCTCCCGGCTTTGGCGACCGACGCAAGGCAATGCTGGAAGATGTCGCATACCTCACCGGTGGAACTGTTGTTTCTGAAGACATGGGAATGAAACTGGAAGATCTGACTCTGGATAAACTGGGTCGTGCCAAAACCATTACCATCGACAAAGACAATACCACACTGGTGGATGGTTCAGGTGACAAAAATTCAATCAAGGCCAGAATCAACCAAATCCGCAAGCAGGTTGAGGAAACCACCTCTGATTATGATCGCGAAAAACTGCAGGAACGTCTGGCTAAATTGGCTGGCGGTGTTGCTGTGATCAATGTTGGCGCCGCGACCGAAATCGAAATGAAAGAGAAAAAAGCACGTGTTGAAGATGCCTTGCATGCAACCCGGGCCGCTGTGGAAGAAGGAATTGTTCCCGGTGGTGGCGTGGCTCTGTTGCGCTGTCTGGATAGCGTGAAAAAAGCTGTTGAAAGTCTGGAAAACGCTGACCAGAAAGTTGGTGCGCAAATCATTCTCAAGGCGCTGGAAGCCCCTGTGCGACAAATTGTGTCCAACGCTGGACTCGAAGGTGCGTTGATTGTGGACAAAATCAAAAACTCTTCAATCAATCAAGGATTTGATGCCGCGACTGAAACCTATGTTGATATGTTTGAGGCCGGTATCATTGACCCGACCAAAGTGGTTCGGACTGCTCTGGAAAACGCGGCATCTGTTGCAGGGATGATCCTGACCACAGAAGCGGCTGTGCATGAAATTCCTGAGAAAAAAGACGCTGGTGGTCCTCCTCCTGGAATGGGCGGAATGGGCGGAATGGGTGGAATGGGCGGCATGATGTAAATCATACCCCTACACCGTGATGGAGTCCTGGAGCCTTGTGCTTCAGGACTTTTTTGATTTCCGTATATTTTCTTCTTCTTCCTGCTCCTCTTTACAATTAATACACAAAGTCGTGACCGGTCGTATCGACAGTCGCTTGCTGCCGATGGGGCCACCGCATTCCTCACATTCTCCAAACGTCCCGTTTTCAATCCTGTCCAGTGCTTCCTGAATTTTACCCAGCAGTTTATTTTGACGGTCTCTGATTCTTAAAACAGTGATGTGATCGCTTTCCAGGGTTGCCCGATCGCTCGGATCTGGAAACAAGGTGCTTTCCTCCTGCATCTCATGCAGGGTAATTTCTGAATCCCCCAATATTTCTTCACGCTGGCGATTGAGTTCATTTCTAAAAAATTCCAGATCAAGTGTCGTGTCGTCCATAACCCCCTCCATGAGAATTGATACAGAATGACGCCTTGCATTCATTCTGTTTGAT
This genomic interval from SAR324 cluster bacterium contains the following:
- the groES gene encoding co-chaperone GroES codes for the protein MIRPLQDRILVKRIEAEEKTAGGLFIPDSAKEKPQEGEVKAVGKGKRLENGELLSPDVKVGDKILFSKYGGTEVKIDGQELLIMREDDILGVVE
- the dksA gene encoding RNA polymerase-binding protein DksA, which codes for MDDTTLDLEFFRNELNRQREEILGDSEITLHEMQEESTLFPDPSDRATLESDHITVLRIRDRQNKLLGKIQEALDRIENGTFGECEECGGPIGSKRLSIRPVTTLCINCKEEQEEEENIRKSKKS
- the groL gene encoding chaperonin GroEL (60 kDa chaperone family; promotes refolding of misfolded polypeptides especially under stressful conditions; forms two stacked rings of heptamers to form a barrel-shaped 14mer; ends can be capped by GroES; misfolded proteins enter the barrel where they are refolded when GroES binds), with protein sequence MSKQIDFGTVSRDRLLAGVNKLADAVKVTLGPKGRNVLIEKSFGAPLVTKDGVSVAKEIELEDKLENMGAQMVREVASLTSDNAGDGTTTATVLAQAIVIEGNKNIAAGANPMDLKRGIEKAVSAVKERLKEISKSISGSREIAQVGTISANSDEAIGRIIAEAMEKVGKDGVVTIEEAKSAETTLDVVEGMQFDRGYLSPYFVTDSERMECVLEDPFIILVEKKISNMKDLLPILEQIAKTGKAFLLIAEDIEGEALATLVVNKIRGTLKCAAVKAPGFGDRRKAMLEDVAYLTGGTVVSEDMGMKLEDLTLDKLGRAKTITIDKDNTTLVDGSGDKNSIKARINQIRKQVEETTSDYDREKLQERLAKLAGGVAVINVGAATEIEMKEKKARVEDALHATRAAVEEGIVPGGGVALLRCLDSVKKAVESLENADQKVGAQIILKALEAPVRQIVSNAGLEGALIVDKIKNSSINQGFDAATETYVDMFEAGIIDPTKVVRTALENAASVAGMILTTEAAVHEIPEKKDAGGPPPGMGGMGGMGGMGGMM
- the era gene encoding GTPase Era, translated to MADELTRYCGFIGVIGCPNVGKSTLLNQVVGQKISITADKPQTTRNRIYGIRTQAVHQMVFIDTPGIHTSTKVLNQRINNYALQTLKDVDLLLLLIEPSFNPSRPPQETEILQRLGKEIQNTFLVINKIDQISKEALYKVIDGWQKMAEFAEIIPVSALKGDNMDRLLQLIQKRLPENPFYFEEDQVTNVSERFLAGEFVREEIFRQMQQELPYATAVVVESWMEEPKIIKIFCVIYVERDSQKKILIGHKGEQLKAIGTNARKKIEGLLGQKVFLDMHVKIRKKWSQDVQFLDSIGLQDI